A portion of the Betaproteobacteria bacterium genome contains these proteins:
- a CDS encoding formylmethanofuran dehydrogenase subunit B, which produces MSSPTTERHDIPCPFCGLACDDLRVAVTDSGMEVTANGCPISEAAFARAGRAAPTQARVNGAPASLDEAAAQAARILAQAQLPLIAGLATDVAGARSAVALADRVGAVMDHMGSTAKLRNLLVVQDAGWITTTLSEVRNRADLLILVGTDVVSRFPRFFERIVWVRESMFDLDPAKREIVYLGEAKNTGAGTAPDGRAPTVIACENRRLGEVLGALRAVLAGRSIAQDAVAGVPVAALASLAERMKRAKYGVAAWAAGDLDFPHAELTVQTLTDLLGDLNKSIRFSGLALAGTDGDFTFNQVHTWQTGFPFRTSLATGQPAYDPYHFSTQRLLASGEADALVWVSSLNPARVPPETDVPTIVLGPASMDLPREPDVFIAVATPGVDDSGHFYRADKVVALALRKLRDSPLPATAAALDAILTALG; this is translated from the coding sequence ATGAGCAGTCCAACGACCGAACGACACGACATTCCCTGTCCCTTCTGCGGTCTCGCCTGCGACGACCTGCGCGTTGCGGTCACCGACAGCGGCATGGAGGTCACGGCCAACGGCTGTCCGATCAGTGAAGCCGCCTTCGCGCGCGCAGGCCGCGCCGCACCGACGCAGGCACGCGTGAACGGTGCGCCCGCGTCACTCGACGAGGCCGCAGCGCAGGCCGCGCGAATTCTCGCGCAGGCGCAGCTGCCGCTCATTGCCGGACTCGCCACCGACGTCGCCGGAGCGCGCAGCGCCGTCGCGCTCGCCGACCGCGTTGGCGCCGTCATGGATCACATGGGATCGACGGCGAAGCTGCGCAACCTGCTCGTCGTTCAGGATGCGGGCTGGATCACGACCACGCTCTCGGAGGTGCGCAACCGCGCCGACCTCCTGATCCTCGTCGGCACCGACGTCGTCTCCCGCTTCCCACGCTTCTTCGAGCGCATCGTCTGGGTGCGCGAGAGCATGTTCGATCTCGATCCGGCGAAGCGCGAGATCGTCTACCTGGGCGAGGCGAAGAACACGGGTGCGGGCACGGCACCCGACGGCCGCGCCCCGACCGTCATCGCCTGCGAGAACCGCCGTCTGGGAGAAGTGCTCGGCGCGTTGCGCGCCGTGCTGGCCGGCCGCAGCATTGCGCAGGACGCAGTCGCCGGCGTGCCGGTCGCAGCGCTCGCGTCGCTCGCCGAACGCATGAAGCGGGCAAAGTACGGCGTTGCAGCATGGGCGGCCGGAGATCTGGATTTCCCCCATGCCGAACTCACCGTGCAGACCCTAACCGATCTGCTCGGCGATCTCAACAAGAGCATCCGCTTCAGCGGGCTCGCGCTCGCCGGCACCGATGGTGACTTCACCTTCAACCAGGTGCACACGTGGCAGACCGGCTTTCCGTTTCGCACCAGCCTGGCGACCGGACAGCCTGCCTACGACCCGTATCACTTCAGCACGCAGCGCCTGCTCGCGAGCGGCGAAGCCGATGCGCTGGTGTGGGTGTCGAGCCTGAATCCCGCGCGCGTGCCGCCCGAGACCGACGTTCCGACCATCGTGCTCGGCCCGGCGAGCATGGACTTGCCACGCGAGCCCGACGTCTTCATCGCCGTCGCGACACCCGGCGTGGATGACAGCGGCCACTTCTATCGGGCCGACAAGGTCGTCGCGCTGGCCCTGCGCAAGCTCCGTGACTCGCCGCTGCCCGCCACCGCTGCGGCGCTCGACGCGATTCTCACGGCGCTGGGGTGA